Proteins from one Mucilaginibacter jinjuensis genomic window:
- the mrdA gene encoding penicillin-binding protein 2 has product MNSFFARRYVVTAIFVTLCLTLLVRLFYMQIVEDRYFLASNNNVIRKLIQYPARGPILDRNGKILVQNEPVYDVTVIPHEVKAFDTLEFCKMIGIDKDGFDKRFAKAYKYSPYRTSIFEKQLPATMYASLQEKLSEFPGFYVQPRTIRTYPDSIAAHFLGYIGEVTDRDIEKSHGYYHPGDYIGRTGVEKAYEDLLRGQRGVRNVMVDSRNVSKGRFANGAYDTVAIAGERLMSSLDSKIQKLGEKLMNHKVGSIVAIEPSTGEILAFVSSPGYDPNLMVGRERGNNISKMYEDPYNPLLIRPIQAYYPPGSSFKPLAALIALQEGLITPQTGFECTATYWAGNHPVHCDERHGYTNLSHGIAESCNTYFCNVFTDVMNRNGSKNIRTTYTDWREKVNKFGFGVKLDVDLPNEKKGFVPTALYYDNKFHQNRWYSTSIISLAIGQGELEATPLQLANIECTIANHGFYYKPHLIKSIGDRNVVREEFTKKNYVGIDPQYFEPVIDGMQQVVEVGTAHSSKIPGIVMCGKTGTAQNPHGKNHSIFVAFAPRENPKIAVAVVVENAGQGAWWAAPIASYVIEEYLKGKIERPQEEFNRIMNANLMPELPGAKPALKIVPKADSLNKQKVDTSAKPQQLKSASRKNKTKKDSSMRVLAAAQIKRKDDEQ; this is encoded by the coding sequence ATGAACAGTTTTTTTGCGCGCCGGTATGTTGTTACCGCAATATTTGTAACCCTATGCCTTACCCTGCTGGTGAGGCTTTTCTATATGCAAATTGTTGAGGACAGGTACTTCCTGGCTTCGAACAATAACGTTATCCGTAAGCTTATCCAGTACCCGGCCCGTGGCCCTATATTAGACCGCAATGGCAAAATATTGGTGCAGAACGAACCCGTTTATGATGTTACCGTAATACCCCACGAGGTTAAGGCATTCGATACCCTTGAGTTTTGCAAAATGATAGGCATCGATAAAGATGGCTTTGATAAACGTTTTGCAAAAGCATATAAATACTCTCCTTACCGTACATCGATATTTGAAAAGCAGCTACCTGCTACCATGTATGCTTCTTTGCAAGAGAAGTTATCTGAATTTCCGGGTTTTTATGTACAGCCACGTACCATTCGTACTTATCCCGATTCAATCGCTGCCCACTTTTTGGGTTACATTGGTGAGGTAACAGATCGTGACATTGAAAAATCACACGGCTATTATCACCCCGGCGATTATATCGGCCGTACCGGTGTAGAGAAAGCTTATGAAGATCTGCTGCGCGGACAAAGAGGGGTAAGAAACGTAATGGTTGATTCGCGCAACGTAAGCAAGGGGCGTTTTGCTAATGGCGCTTATGATACGGTTGCCATCGCGGGCGAACGTTTAATGTCATCACTTGACAGCAAGATCCAAAAGCTTGGCGAGAAGCTGATGAATCATAAGGTAGGCAGTATTGTAGCCATCGAACCGTCAACCGGTGAAATACTGGCTTTTGTGAGCAGCCCTGGTTACGATCCCAACCTGATGGTAGGGCGCGAGCGTGGCAACAACATCAGCAAAATGTACGAAGATCCATATAACCCGCTGTTGATTCGTCCTATACAGGCTTATTACCCACCGGGTTCTTCTTTTAAACCATTGGCAGCTTTAATTGCATTGCAGGAAGGTTTGATAACCCCGCAAACTGGTTTTGAATGTACAGCCACTTATTGGGCCGGTAACCACCCGGTGCATTGCGATGAACGTCATGGTTATACCAACCTGTCGCACGGTATTGCCGAATCATGTAACACCTATTTCTGTAACGTATTTACCGATGTAATGAACCGCAATGGTTCTAAAAACATAAGGACTACTTATACCGATTGGCGCGAGAAGGTTAATAAATTTGGCTTTGGCGTAAAGCTTGATGTGGATTTACCTAACGAGAAAAAAGGTTTTGTACCTACCGCATTGTATTACGATAACAAGTTTCACCAAAACCGTTGGTATTCTACTTCTATCATCTCGTTGGCTATCGGCCAGGGCGAGTTAGAGGCCACACCTTTACAGCTGGCTAATATTGAATGTACCATTGCCAATCACGGCTTTTATTATAAACCACACTTAATTAAATCTATCGGTGACAGAAATGTGGTGCGGGAAGAATTTACGAAGAAAAACTACGTAGGCATCGATCCGCAGTACTTTGAACCGGTAATTGATGGTATGCAACAAGTGGTTGAAGTGGGTACTGCCCATAGTTCAAAAATACCAGGTATTGTAATGTGTGGTAAAACGGGTACAGCGCAAAATCCGCACGGTAAAAATCACTCGATATTTGTGGCCTTCGCTCCGCGCGAGAATCCGAAGATCGCGGTTGCTGTGGTTGTAGAAAACGCCGGTCAGGGCGCATGGTGGGCTGCGCCAATTGCCAGCTATGTAATTGAAGAATACCTGAAAGGCAAAATTGAGCGCCCGCAGGAAGAGTTTAACCGCATCATGAACGCCAACCTGATGCCTGAGCTTCCGGGTGCAAAGCCTGCTCTAAAAATTGTACCCAAGGCTGATAGTTTAAACAAACAAAAAGTTGATACCAGCGCTAAGCCGCAGCAATTAAAATCTGCTTCGCGAAAAAATAAAACTAAGAAAGATTCATCAATGCGTGTGTTAGCCGCCGCCCAAATAAAACGGAAGGACGATGAGCAATAG
- a CDS encoding rod shape-determining protein MreD yields MIRTLIINLIRFVALVFLQVFLLKNLTLYNLSTPYPYIIFILLLPFETPNILLFALSFILGLTIDAFYDTPGLHAAACVLMAMVRVMFISITVQKDGFDNEPEPTLSVMGFRWFFAYASVLTLCHHFFLFNLEVFRISEIQYTLLRFILSSVFTIFLMLISGFLFFRSRERK; encoded by the coding sequence ATGATCAGGACACTAATAATTAATCTTATACGCTTTGTAGCCCTGGTGTTCTTACAGGTTTTCCTGTTGAAGAATTTAACGCTGTATAACCTTTCTACGCCGTACCCTTATATCATATTTATCCTGTTACTACCTTTCGAAACGCCAAACATTCTACTGTTTGCATTATCATTTATACTGGGCTTAACTATTGATGCATTTTATGATACACCCGGCCTGCACGCTGCGGCTTGTGTACTAATGGCTATGGTGCGGGTAATGTTTATCAGCATTACGGTGCAAAAAGATGGCTTTGATAACGAGCCCGAACCTACGCTAAGCGTAATGGGTTTCAGGTGGTTTTTTGCGTATGCATCGGTACTTACTTTGTGTCATCACTTTTTCTTATTCAACCTCGAAGTATTTCGCATCTCCGAAATACAATATACTTTATTACGTTTTATATTAAGTTCGGTTTTTACCATATTTTTAATGCTGATTTCAGGCTTCTTATTTTTCAGGAGTAGAGAACGTAAATGA